TTAGTGGAGGAACGGGGCCTGGAACATATACCTATATATGGTCGGATGGACAAGCAACTAACCCAGCAATAGATCTTACAGGAAGCAGTTCTATGACTGCAACCGTTACCGACGAGAATGGATGTACGGCTACGACATCAACTGTTGTGGTCGGGAATGATGTACTTGACCCAAGTGTTGCCTATGCTGAGCCTACTGTTGTGAGCTATGGAGGGTCTTCCGGTTTAACCGCATTCTATCATGAAGATGCAGATTATGCGTGGTCAACTCCTAACGGACCTCTTACAGAATTCCCATCTCCTATGGTAACAGAAATAAAAGAAACTACAAACTATATAGTTATAATGTCCTACGGTGAATGTGCTGATGTTAGATCCGTAACGGTAGAAGTATTAAATCCTCAGATTAATAATATCCCTAACGCATTCAGTCCAAATAACGACGGAATAAATGATACATGGATAATAAATAACATTGAAGCTTACCCTGAAAATAAATTAAAAATCTATAATCGATGGGGTCAGGTAGTATACAAACAAGTTGGGTACAGTCCGGAAAATGCGTTTAATGGAAAACGGCTTGGTCAGGATTTACCGGAAGCTACTTACTGGTACCATTTTGTATTAGATCAAAATATTAAAGAGTCTGAGAAATACACCGGAACCGTGATAATTATTAGATAATGTATATAGTTAAATCTATCTTCTTTATTCTGATTTGCATCTCTTTATCCGATTCATTGTTGGGTCAACAACTATTGCACCGAACGCAATATACTCTTCACGATTTCTTATTGAATCCTGCGGCAGCTGGAAGCAGAACTAAAGCTGTTGTTCAAGTAGGTAAGAGATATCAATGGGTTGGTATACCCGGGCAGCCCACTACTTTCTTCGGAAGCTTTCATAGTCCCATTGCGGCACCCAAAACCCGTAAAGTTCACCACGGAATGGGACTACATGTAGTTAATGAAGATTACGCCCCATACGGTAGCCAGCATATGATGTTTGCCTATGCATTTCATTATGCCCTCACAAGAAAAACGAATGTAAGTTTAGGATTGGCGGGAGGCATAAATCAATTTAGGTTTAATTCTGCCGGTATACGATTTGCGGTAGATCCAGATCCAGTTGTAGAACATACTACCAGCTTAATATTTCCTGATATGCAAGTGGGTATTCTTGCATATTCAAAAGATTACTTCGTTGGGTTTAACACTTTGCAAGTTCTAAAGAACAGAATCAGAAG
This genomic stretch from Flavobacteriales bacterium harbors:
- a CDS encoding gliding motility-associated C-terminal domain-containing protein; this translates as SGGTGPGTYTYIWSDGQATNPAIDLTGSSSMTATVTDENGCTATTSTVVVGNDVLDPSVAYAEPTVVSYGGSSGLTAFYHEDADYAWSTPNGPLTEFPSPMVTEIKETTNYIVIMSYGECADVRSVTVEVLNPQINNIPNAFSPNNDGINDTWIINNIEAYPENKLKIYNRWGQVVYKQVGYSPENAFNGKRLGQDLPEATYWYHFVLDQNIKESEKYTGTVIIIR
- a CDS encoding PorP/SprF family type IX secretion system membrane protein, with the translated sequence MYIVKSIFFILICISLSDSLLGQQLLHRTQYTLHDFLLNPAAAGSRTKAVVQVGKRYQWVGIPGQPTTFFGSFHSPIAAPKTRKVHHGMGLHVVNEDYAPYGSQHMMFAYAFHYALTRKTNVSLGLAGGINQFRFNSAGIRFAVDPDPVVEHTTSLIFPDMQVGILAYSKDYFVGFNTLQVLKNRIRSIAGGNSDQTRMRRHYFLNAGKKFKTGPNGQSLWVAIPSFNITYSSGSPLGVDLNLRYVWDEKFWLGGTYRIQDAVAAMIGFNVWRLGIGYSYDYTLSKLHEFSNNSHEVILELRLRDEREKNKPCHAYY